GATTCACTTGCCGGGCGCATGGAAATCCTCCGGCTGCATCCCCTGGCACAGACAGAACTTGCAGGCGTCAGGGGTTATTTTCTGGACAACCTGTTCAGCTCAAATTTCACGCCTGGTTCCCATCAACGCTTAGGTATAGAGCTGGCAGAACGGATTGTAGCCGGCGGGTATCCGGCGGCCCTGGCGCGTTTGACCCCACGCCGCCGTTCAGCCTGGTATCGCGATTACATTGAGACCCTTGTGCAACGCGATGTGCGCCATTTGGCACGCATCAGTGCGCTGGACGCATTGCCGCGCCTGCTCACGCTGGCGGCCAGCCAGACAGCACGGCTCCTCAACATCAGCGACCTGGCGTCGCCGTTCCAGGTTAGCCGTCCGACCATCCGCGACTATCTGACCCTGCTCGGCAACGTATTTCTGGTGGATGAACTTCCCCCCTGGCACACAAACCGCCTGAGCCGCCTGATCAAGACCCCCAAATTGCACCTGGGGGACAGCGGTGTTGCCTGTTCACTGCTCGGGGTGACCGTGGATACGCTCATGGCCGACCGCCAACTCATGGGACAACTGCTGGAGACGTTTGTCTATCAGGAGTTGCGGCGACAAGCCGGTTGGCGCGAGGTTCCAACCAGGTTTTACCATTTCCGCGACAAGGATGGTGTCGAGGTCGACATTGTGTTGGAGACGGAAGGGCACCAACTGTCCGGCATAGAGGTAAAAGCTGCTGCCACCGTCACGGCAGCCGATTTTCGCGGGCTGCGAAAACTGAGGGACGCAACTGGAGAGCGTTTCTGCGCCGGGGTGGTGCTGTACGACGGCGAAATGACTGTATCCTTTGGCGACCGCCTGTTTGCCGTGCCGATCCGGACGTTGTGGGAAGAACGGTGAAGCAAAAGCCATTTGGGTAGATCATCCGGTTCACGCGCGTACGCGCGTGAACCGGTCAATAAGAAGTTGAACAAGTAAAAGTGGAGGAATAAATGGCGATTATCGTCTCGAAGAATGGGAAGGATGCGGTCAAACTTGATCCATCTGATTTCCAATTGGAAGACCATCTTCAAGAGTATATCCACCGCAATCCTGAGACGATCCCTCTTTATGAAATCAACGAAGATATTCGGCTGCTCGTATTGGCACGTGAATTCCCAACTGGAAGCGGCCCAATAGACGCTCTTGGAGTCGACCAATCTGGCCAAATATACCTCATAGAAACAAAACTCTACCGAAATAACGATAAACGTTTGGTCGTTGCACAAGTTCTGGACTATGGGGCTTCGCTCTGGCGACACAGTTTAGATTTCAGTGAATTCATCTCGATACTGGACTCCAAGGCGCAACGCGCATTTAATATGCCGTTTGAAGAGAAACTTCAGGAATTTTTTACTATTGATTTAGTGCAAACCGAGCAGCTACTCACAAATGTTCAGAAAAATCTCAATTCTGGCAATTTCAAGTTTGTCGTGCTTATGGACAAATTGCACGATCGTCTGCGGGATCTGATTATTTATATGAACAGCAACAGCAATTTCGATATTTATGCCGTTGAATTAGAATATTACCGCCACAAAGACTTCGAAATAATAATCCCACATCTTTATGGAGCAGAAGTTAAGAAAGAGATCAAGTCTTCCAAGAAAGGACTTATGCTTTCCGATGATGAAATACTACAGGCGTACACTGAAGTTGGACTGCGGAAGCAGATGGAAGATTATCTTGCCGTTTACAATGCTGTAAAAGCAGGTAGTCGAACAATATCAGGGATTTCAGTAGCGCTTGCGGCGGCCAAAACTCTCTCCTTCATTCAACCACATGACCCGTATACCACGGCATGTATAGGAATATCCCCTGGACGTATCCCACACATTGAAGTCTGGACAATAAAAGAGAAGGAATCTGCTGTTGCGAAGGCTTTAGAATTTCTATGCATTGAGCCTATTCCTATGGCAAAAGCCTCAGGGAAAGTTGGGAAAATACCTCTACAGTCATTTGACCCCATGACATTTATCAAATTCCTTGATGCGTTAGGTCAAGCATAAGAACAGCGACGTAATGTTCAACAAGGCCGGTGGACACCGACCGCCCGAAGAAACTGGGCGGGCGGGTCACCGCCCAAGCCGTTGAACAATCACACACTGCCTGAGACAAAGATCACTGTATACTAAAGGATGAGCTTTATAATGCCCATTCCACCCTCTTCCACCCTCAGGGAGATTCCCATGACCAACCAACACATCGACCCTTCCGGCCTCGTCCCCCCCGAGCGGGACGCCTGCGCCATCATCTGCTACATCAACAAGGAGGCCCGCCCCACACACGGTAACGTCCAGCGGACCATCGAGGCGCTCATCAAGATGGGGCATCGGGCCGGGGAGATCAACGGCGAGGGGGACGGCTGCGGCGTGCTGACCGACATCCCCCGGATGATCTGGCGGGAGGTGCTGGCCGGCGCCGGCCACGACCCGAACCTGGCCGAGGCGCCCGGTTTCGCGGTGGGGCATCTCCTCCTGCCGAAGGAGGCCACGGCGGCGGACCCGCAACTCCAGGAAAAGATCCTCGCCCGCTTTGCCGCGGCGGGGGTGCAGCTCCTGGTGGAGCGCCCCGGCATAGTCCGGAGCGAGGTGCTCTCCAGCCGCGCCCGGGAGGGGGAGCCACTTTTCTGGCAGGTGGCGCTTCTCTGCCCGGAGAAGGTGGCCGCACCGGCCCTTCTCTTTGAGCTCCAGACTTCCATCGAGCGGGATTTCCCGGTACACGTGGCGTCGCTCTCGGCGGACGTCACGGCCTGGAAGGTCCACGGCGCGCCGGAACTCCTCTCCCGCTACTACCCGGAGTTGAAGCGCCGGGAGTTCCTCTCCTCGGTCACCATCGGCCACAGCCGCTACTCCACCAACACCCTCCCCACGGTGCTCCGGGCCCAGCCCTTCTCGCTCCTGGGGCACAACGGGGAGATCAACACCATCGCCCGGCTCCGGGAGGAGGCGCGGATGATGGGGATACCCCTTTTCGCCGACGGCTCCGACTCCCAGGACCTGAACCGGACCCTGGAAGGGCTCATGTTCCGCTACGGCCTCACCATCTTCGAGGCCATGGAGGTGGTCTTTCCCCCCATTTTCAGCGCCATGGACGGCATGGTGCCGGAGTTGCGCTCCATGTACACCTGGTTCCGCCGCTTCCTGAAGGCGAGCGCCCAGGGGCCGGCGGCCATCATCGCCCGGCACCGGGATCTCTGCATCTTCAGCGTGGATGCCATGGGGCTTCGCCCCCTCTGGGTGGGTGAGACGACCAAGGAGATCTTCGCCTCCTCGGAGTTGGGGGTGGTCCCCCACGAAGAAATCCTGGCCGACCCGAAACCCCTGGCCCCCGGCGAGAAGGTGGGGGTGCGGATCGCGGCGGGGCGCACGGTGGAGCTCATGGACCATCCGGCCCTGCGGCAGGAGGTCTACCAGAGCTTCCGGAAACGGACGAACCTCCCGGCCCAGGAAAAGGCCCTGATGGCGGCGGGTTGTGCAGTGTCAATCCATGAACTGCCCCTACAGGCCCGATGGCAACGCAGCGCCAGGCTCCACCAGGACAACCTAATGTCCGCCTTCGCCTGGAAATCCAGCGACCTCTCCAATCTCCGGGAGATGGCAAAGAGCGGCTCCGACCCCATCGCGTCCCTCGGCTACGACGGCCCCCTGGCCTCCCTATCCAACCAGCGCCAGAACCTCTCCGACTATTTCAAGGAGCAGGTGGCGGTAGTGACCAACCCGGCCATCGACCGGGAGCGGGAGGCGGAACACTTCTCTACCCGTGTCTACCTGGGACCCCGCCCCCTGTTCCGGGGTCCGGCCCGGCCGGGGGTGGCCCTTGAGGTCCCCCTTCTGACCGGCGGCCGCCGTACCGGGGCAAGCGCGGATGACGCGGCCCTGGCCCGGGAGTTCGGCACCGTCACCCTGGAAAGGCTCATTGCCTCCTTCGGCACGGGGAAGGGGCGCTGCCGGGTGATTCCCTGTTTCATGGGGAAAGACGAGGGGCTTGGCGCAGCCCTGGCGCGCCTCAGCCGTGAAGCAACCGAGGCGGTAACCCGCGGCGCGGCAATGCTTCTGCTGGATGACAGCGACTGCTTCGCGCCGGGCAAGAGCTTCATCGATCCGTTTCTGGTGACGGCGGTCCTCCACAAGGGTCTCAAGGAGACCACCGACCCCACGGGCGAGAGCCTGCGACGCCGGGCATCCCTGGTGGTTCGCTCCGGGGCGCTCCGGAGTCTCCACGATCTCATCTTCGCCCTCGGCATGGGGGCAGACGCCCTCTGCCCCTACCTCATGTGGGAAGGGGCCGGCGACGCGGCCGGGGTGAAGAATCTCTTTTCCGTCCTGTCCAAGGGGCTGGAGAAGGTCATCTCCACCATGGGAACCCACGAGATCGGGGGGTACGGCAAGTACTTCGCCTCCATCGGCCTCTGCGGGCATCTGGCGGGGATCTTCGAGACCCCCAACTTCTGCGGCTCGGGACAGGGGGGGCTCACCCTGGAGCGGCTGGAGGCCGAGAACCGCTCCCGCTCCGCCGTGGCCCGCAGCCGTCAGAAACAGCCGGTGCCGGTCCAGTTCCGCCTCTATCCGAAAATCTGGAAGATGGTTGGGGCCGTGGCCAAGATGGAGGAAACCTATGCCGACCTCTCCCGCCTCATCCAGCAGTACGAGGCGGAGACCCCCCTGGCCATCCGGCACCTGCTCGATCTCCGCTACACCCCGGAGTTGACCGTGGACCCGGACGAAGTGGACACGGGCATCGGGGACCACAGCCTCCCGATCCTCTTCTCGGCCATGAGCTTCGGCTCCCAGGGGGAGACGCCGTTCCGGATTTACGCCGAGGCGGCCAAGCGCCTCAACATCGTCTGCATGAACGGCGAGGGGGGCGAGATAGCCGACATGCTGGGGTGGTACCGGAAGAACCGGGGGCAGCAGATCGCTTCGGGGCGCTTCGGGGTGAACATGGCATTCCTCAACTCCGCCGACTTCCTGGAGATCAAGGTGGGGCAAGGGGCCAAGCCGGGCGAAGGGGGGCACCTCCCCGGCTTCAAGGTGACGGCCAAGATCGCGGCGGCCCGCCACGCGACGCCGGGGGTCTCCCTCATCTCGCCATCCAACAACCACGACATCTACTCCATCGAGGACCTGGCCCAGATCGTGGAAGAACTGCGCACCGCCAATCCTCAGGCCCGCATCTCGGTGAAGGTGCCGGCGGTGGCCGGGATCGGCACCATCGCCCTGGGGGTCGCCAAGGCGGGGGCCGACATCATCACCATCAGCGGCTACGACGGCGGCACCGGCGCGGCCCGCAAGCACGCCATCAAGTTCGTGGGGCTGCCTGCGGAGATCGGGGTATCCGAGGCCCACAAAGCGCTCGTTGCGGCAGGGATGAGGCAAAAGGTGGAAATTTGGGCCGACGGCGGCGCACGCACGGGGCGCGACGTGGTGAAGCTCATGCTCCTGGGGGCCAACCGGGTCGGCTTCGGCACCATGGCCATGGTGGTCATCGGCTGCACCGCCTGCCGGGGCTGCCATCTCGGTACCTGCCACGTGGGGATCGCCACCCAGATCGAGACCACGGAGGAGGCGGAAGCGAAGGGGCTGAAACGCTTCGTGCCGCGGGTGCTGGAAAACGGAGTCATCTACATGTGCACCTTCTTCCGGGGAATGAGTCGGGAAATCCGGATCCTCACCGCCAAGCTCGGCTTCCGGCGGACCCAGGATCTGGTGGGGCGGAGCGATCTGCTGATTCAGTCCCGGGGGCTCGACCGCCTCGATCTGACGGAGCTTGTCCGGCCGGCCCAGCGTGCCGAAACCTCCACCTTTGAGCCCGAGGTGCGGATCATCCGCAAGCCCCTCAACTACCTCACCTCGCTCATCTCCGGGCTCGTGACCGACGCCTTTGCCGCCGGCGAGGAGCGGGTCCGCTACGACGACGATAACGCCACCAGCTCCGACCGGGCCATCGGCACCCACCTGGCCGGGGCCTATGTGCGGGGGGTGGCGGAGGGGCGCTTCAGCCCAGGCCAGAATGCCCTTCTCCAGTTCCACCGGGACGCCATCCCGGGCAACGGCCTGGCCGCCTTTTCCATCGACCGGATCGACATCCGGGTGGAAGGGGGTGCCCAGGACGGGGTCGGCAAGTGCGCCTCCGGCGGCAGTATCGTCATCCTCAAGGGGGAAAACCGGGAGGGGCGCCGGGTCGGGGGGACCGTGGGCAAGGGACTCGCCTACGGCGCCCAGGGGGGTACCTTCCTCATCCAGGGGGATGCCGACAGCCGTGCCTGCATCCGCCTCTCCGGTGCCGACGTGGTCTTCGGCTCCCGCGTCCGGGAACCCCTGGACGACTCCCGGGGAGACATGGCCTGCCGGGCCAACCTGAAGGGGTTCGCCTTCGAGTACATGACCGCCGGCCGGGTGGTGGTACTGGGAGACCCCGGCCCCTGGATCTGCTCCGGCATGACCGGCGGCGTGGTTTACTGCCACCGGGACGAAGCCATGGGGCTCGACCGGGAATCGCTTCGCCGCCGGCTCGCCAAGGGAGCGGGGGTGGAGATCCGGGACATTGAAGAAGAAGATGTGGCAAACATCGGGGAACTGCTCCTGGCATACCATCGGGAGCTTCTCCACTCCCACCAGGAGGAAGAAGCCGACGCCGTGGAGAGAATCATGGGTGGAGCACGGAGCAGTTTCGTGAAGATCGTCCCGGAAAAAAATATTGTTACCCCAAAGAGTACGGAGTGATACAATTCCTCCCATAAACATCAGTTTTCGACCGGCCCTTCTCCCGGAGGGAGAATGCAAAAGGTACCAAGGAGGTAGAGCAATGGCCCGCAATGTTTATGTCGAGAAAGATGTCTGCATCAGCTGCGGTCTCTGCGTAGAAATGGTCCCCGAAGTGTTCCGCTTTGACGACGACAACCTAGCCGAGGTCCACGAACCGGCGGGAGCACCCGAGGAGAAAATCCAGGAGGCCATAGACGCCTGCCCCGTGGCCTGCATCCACTGGGGATAATCCAATGTTACAGGGAAACACATGCGTATCCTGATTCTGAACTGCCGGGGCTATTCCATCTATTTCCGCCTTTTCGACTGGTCAACGCGAACCGTCCTCGCCCGGGGGGACGTGGACCGGATCGAACTGGGCGACTCGTGCATCACCATGGAAGTACCGGGACACGATCCCTACCATCTTGAATCCGACTGCCCCACTTTCGGCGCCGGCGTGGCCCTCATCATCTCAGCCCTGACCCACCCCCTGGAAGGACCCCTCCAACGGGTGGAGCAGATCACCGCCGTTGGACACCGGGTAGCCCATGGAGGCGAGCAGTTCTCCGCCTCCATACCCATCGACGGAGAAGTCATCAGCGCGGTGCGGAGCTTCGAAGAGCTGGCGCCGCTCCATATCCCCGCCAACCTGGCAGGGATCGAGGGTGCCCTGGAAGTCCTCCCCGACATCCCCCACGTGGCGGTCTTCGACTCGGCTTTCCACCAGACGATGCCGCTCCATGCCTACCTCTACCCCCTCCCCTGGGAATGGTACGAGAAGCACGGCGTCAGGCGCTACGGCTTCCACGGCGCCTCCCACTGCTACGCGGCACGACGCGGAGCGGCGCTCTTGGAGCGCAAACCCGCCCAATGTAACCTGGTAACTATCCACATCGGCAACGGCCTTTCACTCTGCGCCGTTGAAGGTGGGCGCTCCATCGACACGAGCATGGGGCTCACCCCCCTGGAAGGGACCATGATGGGAACCCGCTGCGGCTCCATCGATCCCGGCATTCCCCCCTTCATCATGCAGGAGGAGCAGCTCACCGCCCGGGACATGGAACGGATCCTCAACCAGCGGAGCGGAGCCACGGGAATAACCGGAATGAAGCTGGAACGGCCGGCAGTGCTGGAACGGGCCATCAATGGGGATGAGCGGTGCCTCATGGCCATCGACATGCAGGCCTACAGCATCAAAAAGCATATCGGCGGCTACATAGCGGCCCTCGGCCGGGTGGACGCCCTGGTCTTCAGCACCGCTTCGGGCGAAGGGGAGTGGATCGTACGGGAGAAGGCCCTTGCCGGCATGGAGATATTCGGCATCCGGCTCGACCGGGAGCGGAACCGGGCGGCCCGTTCCGTGGACCGGGAGGAGCGGATCAGCGCAGACGGCTCACCCGTGGCGGTCTACGTCATCCCCACTGAAGAGGAGATGGTCTATGCCGAAGAGGTGGCAGCCGTCATGAACGGCACCGGACTGATGACATGTCCCTGAAATGGGGTAAACTTTATTCCGGACCACAACAAAAGGAGGCAGCCATGTCGCTGGAAGGGAAAAAAGCTCCGGACTTCACCCTTGAAGGGAGCGACGGAAAGAAGCACTCCCTGAAAGAGTATGCGGGCAAGACCACCGTCATCTACTTCTACCCCAAGGACAGCACCCCCGGCTGAACGAAAGAGGCCACCGGCTTCCGTGATCTGAAGCCGGAATTCGACAAACTGGGCGTTTGCCTCCTTGGCGTAAGCAAGGACAGCCTCAAGGCCCACGAAAAATTCATCGGGAACCAGAATATCCCCTTCACCCTCCTCTCGGACCCCGACATGACCATGATGAAGGCCTACGGCGCCTTCGGCGAGAAGCTCCTGTACGGCAAGACCGCCCTGGGGGTCACCCGTTCCACCGTGGTGGTGGGCCCCGACGGCACAGTGGTAAAACACTGGGCCAAGGTGGCCAAGGCCGACGCCCACCCGGCCCAGGTGCTTGAATTTCTGCAAAAACGGTAACGGCGGGGGTTTCCCGCCTTTTCTTCGCGCCCTTGCACCCTCCCCCTGCCCCTCCCATCGAAGGGAGGGGGGCCTTAAACTCCCTCTCCCCTTTGTGGGATAGGGCTAGGGAGAGGGGGAAAAGGGGCGGGAAAAACCAATCCGAACATTACACCGTTGACTTAAACCCCGATTGCGCTAAAGTATGAGCTCGGCATTTCACTCGACGTCAAGGAGAGTAGAATGCAGCCAGCCGCCGCCACAACCCATTCTTTTTTTCCAAGCCTGCCGCCCGAGTTCCTTCCCCTGGCGCTCTATACCCTTGCGGCGACTTTGCTGATCGCCGTACTTCTTCTTGCCGCCTGGTGGCTCGGCTCCAAGGCCACCAACCGCAACAAGGAACTCCCCTACGAATCCGGCGTCATCCCCACGGGGAGCGCCCGCCTCGCCTACCCGGTCCCCTTCTACCTGATCGCCATCTTCTTCATCGTCTTCGACGTGGAAGCGGCCTTCATCTTCGCCTGGGCCACGGCCTGGCGGGAACTGGGACTGGCGGGGCTCGTCCATATCACCTTCTTCATCGTCATCCTCCTCCTGGGGCTGGTCTGGCTCTGGATGAAAGGGGGCCTCGACTGGGGCCCGTCCCGTGAACGGAGGGCCCATGGAAGAGACTGAAATTTCACAGAACATAGTACTGGCCCGCCTGGACGACCTCATCAACTGGGGGCGGGCCAACTCCCTCTGGCCGATGTTCTTTGGGCTCTCCTGCTGCTTCGTGGAGATGATGACCTCCTTCACCTCCCGCTACGACGTCTCCCGCTTCGGGGCCGAGGTGCTCCGGGGGACCCCCCGGGAGGCGGACCTCATGGTCATCGCCGGGACGGTCTTCAAGAAGATGGCCCCTTCCATCCTCCGCCTCTACGAGCAGATGGCCGAACCCAAGTGGGTCATCTCCATGGGGAGCTGCGCCAACTCCGGCGGCATGTACGACGTCTACAGCGTGGTCCAGGGGGTGAACCAGATCATCCCGGTGGATGTCCACATCCCCGGCTGCCCGCCTCGCCCCGAGGCGTTCCTCCAGGGGCTCATGCTCCTGCAGGAGAAGATCAGACGGGACGAGCACCCCGCCCGGAAGGTCCTGCACATGAGCGGCGGGACCGAGGGAACGGTCAGGCCTGTCCTCGTGGATGGCGAGACCAAATCCCGCGACACCCGGGGTCCCGGCATGGAGGGGGCCACCATACGCGGCACTTCGGTGCAGCACCCGAATTTCCGGATGCCCCGCTCCGACGAAATGTGGCGCCCCCCCGCCCCGAAGCACGACTACCCAGGCTTCGGCCTTACCGGCGAACTGGAGACGGTTTTCGACCACCGGGTGACGGTGGACCCCGCCGCCACCGACATGCTCACCTACCGCTGCCCGCCGGAGCTGGTGCCCGAGGTGCTGCGGCATCTCAAAACCCGTGTTTCAGCCCCCTTCCGGCGGCTGGAGGACGTGGCCTGCGTGGACGAATCGTGCCGCCGGGAGCGGGAGCGGTTCCCGGACTTCACCGTCAACTACCACCTCCTGAACTTCGACCAACCCGGCCATCTGCGGATCAAGACGGAACTGGCAGGAGATGCCCCGGAGCTTCCGAGCGCGACCGGCGTCTTCCCGGCCGCCGACTGGTACGAGCGGGAAGCCTTCGACATGTACGGCATCCGCTTCGCCGGCCACCCGAACCTGCGCCGCATCCTCATGCCGCCGGACTGGGAGGGGCATCCCCTGCGGAAGGAGCACCCGTTCCGGGCCACGGAGATGGCCCCCTACACCACCGACGACGCCCGGCGCCACCAGGCCCTGCCGGCCTCTGATTTCTTCGATAGAATTGATGAAGAGACCCTGATCCTGAACCTCGGCCCCCAGCATCCGGGGACCCACGGCATCATCCGCTTCATCCTGAAGCTGGACGGCGAAGAGATCGTGGACATGGACACCGACATCGGCTACCACCACCGTGGAGCCGAGAAGATCGGCGAACGCCAGCACTGGAACCAGTTCATCCCCTACACCGACCGGATCGACTACCTGGCCGGGGTCCAGAACAACCTGGCCTACGTGAACAGCGTGGAGCGGCTCTGCGGCATCACCGTTCCCGACCGGGCCATCGCCATCCGGGTCATGCTGGCCGAGCTCTTCCGGATCGCCAGCCATCTGGTCTGGCTCGGCACCTTTGCCGCCGACGTGGGGGCCATGACCCCGGTCTTCTACACCTTCACCGACCGGGAGAAGATCTTCGACATCGTGGAGATGGTCACCGGCGGCCGTATGCACCCCTCCTGGTTCCGGATCGGCGGCGTGGCCGAAGACATCCCCGAGGGGTGGGACGGAGCGGTGAAGGCGTTTCTCGACTGGATGCCGGGCCGGCTGAAGGAATACGAGGACCTCCTGAAGGGAAACCCCATCTTCAAGGCGCGGCTGAAAGGAGTCGGCGCCATCACGAAAGACGAGGCCATGGAGTGGGGAGTCACCGGCCCCAACCTGCGGGCCTGCGGCGTGGCTTGGGACCTGCGAAAGAAGATTCCATACAACGGCTACCAGCATTTCCACTTCGAGATCCCCACGGAAGAAGGGGGGGACTGCTGGGCCCGCTACCGGATGAGGATCGAGGAGATCCGCCAGTCGCTCCATATCGTCCGGCAGTGCTGGAAGGAGATGCCCGCCGGGCGGTGGATTACCGACGACTACCGCTACGTCCTCCCCAAGAAGCGGGACACGCTCCACGACATCGAATCCCTCATCCACCACTTTATCAACGCCACGCGGGGGATGGCGCCCCCCAAGGGGGAGAACTACAGCGCCATCGAGGCCCCCAAGGGGGAGAACGGCTACTTCGTGGTGAGCGACGGCCTCAACGTCCCGTACCGGGTCCGGATCAAGACCCCGAGCTTCCCCCATATCCAGGCCCTCCCGCTCATGAGCCGGGGGTGGCTCGTGGCGGATTTTCTGGCCATCATCGGGTCCATCGACTTCGTGCTGGCGGATCTGGACCGTTGAAAATCGTTATGTCCACCACAGAGACACGGAGACACAGGGAACTGCAAAATCGAAAAGCTTTTTCTGGCTTAAATCCTTAAAATCTTAAAGGTTTTCTCTGTGTCTCCGTGTCTCTGTGGTAAAAAGGTTTTTATGCTTCCTGACAAGCTGAAATCAGAGTTGAAGGCCCGCATCGCCCACGCCGTCACCAACCGCGAGGCGGCGGTGGACGTCATTAAGGAGTTGCAGCGCCACTACGGCTGGCTCACCGACGAGGCGGTGGCCGAGGCGGCGGCGCTCCTGGGGCTGACGCCGCTCCAGGTGGAGGAGCTGGCCACCTTCTACGAGATGATTTATCGCCGCCCCGTGGGGAAGCGGGTGATCCACGTCTGCGACTCCATCTCCTGCTGGGCCATGGGTGGGGAGAGCCTCATGGCGCACCTGGCGACA
The nucleotide sequence above comes from Geobacter benzoatilyticus. Encoded proteins:
- a CDS encoding peroxiredoxin, with the protein product MSLEGKKAPDFTLEGSDGKKHSLKEYAGKTTVIYFYPKDSTPGUTKEATGFRDLKPEFDKLGVCLLGVSKDSLKAHEKFIGNQNIPFTLLSDPDMTMMKAYGAFGEKLLYGKTALGVTRSTVVVGPDGTVVKHWAKVAKADAHPAQVLEFLQKR
- a CDS encoding NADH-quinone oxidoreductase subunit A, with amino-acid sequence MQPAAATTHSFFPSLPPEFLPLALYTLAATLLIAVLLLAAWWLGSKATNRNKELPYESGVIPTGSARLAYPVPFYLIAIFFIVFDVEAAFIFAWATAWRELGLAGLVHITFFIVILLLGLVWLWMKGGLDWGPSRERRAHGRD
- a CDS encoding glutamate synthase-related protein, which produces MTNQHIDPSGLVPPERDACAIICYINKEARPTHGNVQRTIEALIKMGHRAGEINGEGDGCGVLTDIPRMIWREVLAGAGHDPNLAEAPGFAVGHLLLPKEATAADPQLQEKILARFAAAGVQLLVERPGIVRSEVLSSRAREGEPLFWQVALLCPEKVAAPALLFELQTSIERDFPVHVASLSADVTAWKVHGAPELLSRYYPELKRREFLSSVTIGHSRYSTNTLPTVLRAQPFSLLGHNGEINTIARLREEARMMGIPLFADGSDSQDLNRTLEGLMFRYGLTIFEAMEVVFPPIFSAMDGMVPELRSMYTWFRRFLKASAQGPAAIIARHRDLCIFSVDAMGLRPLWVGETTKEIFASSELGVVPHEEILADPKPLAPGEKVGVRIAAGRTVELMDHPALRQEVYQSFRKRTNLPAQEKALMAAGCAVSIHELPLQARWQRSARLHQDNLMSAFAWKSSDLSNLREMAKSGSDPIASLGYDGPLASLSNQRQNLSDYFKEQVAVVTNPAIDREREAEHFSTRVYLGPRPLFRGPARPGVALEVPLLTGGRRTGASADDAALAREFGTVTLERLIASFGTGKGRCRVIPCFMGKDEGLGAALARLSREATEAVTRGAAMLLLDDSDCFAPGKSFIDPFLVTAVLHKGLKETTDPTGESLRRRASLVVRSGALRSLHDLIFALGMGADALCPYLMWEGAGDAAGVKNLFSVLSKGLEKVISTMGTHEIGGYGKYFASIGLCGHLAGIFETPNFCGSGQGGLTLERLEAENRSRSAVARSRQKQPVPVQFRLYPKIWKMVGAVAKMEETYADLSRLIQQYEAETPLAIRHLLDLRYTPELTVDPDEVDTGIGDHSLPILFSAMSFGSQGETPFRIYAEAAKRLNIVCMNGEGGEIADMLGWYRKNRGQQIASGRFGVNMAFLNSADFLEIKVGQGAKPGEGGHLPGFKVTAKIAAARHATPGVSLISPSNNHDIYSIEDLAQIVEELRTANPQARISVKVPAVAGIGTIALGVAKAGADIITISGYDGGTGAARKHAIKFVGLPAEIGVSEAHKALVAAGMRQKVEIWADGGARTGRDVVKLMLLGANRVGFGTMAMVVIGCTACRGCHLGTCHVGIATQIETTEEAEAKGLKRFVPRVLENGVIYMCTFFRGMSREIRILTAKLGFRRTQDLVGRSDLLIQSRGLDRLDLTELVRPAQRAETSTFEPEVRIIRKPLNYLTSLISGLVTDAFAAGEERVRYDDDNATSSDRAIGTHLAGAYVRGVAEGRFSPGQNALLQFHRDAIPGNGLAAFSIDRIDIRVEGGAQDGVGKCASGGSIVILKGENREGRRVGGTVGKGLAYGAQGGTFLIQGDADSRACIRLSGADVVFGSRVREPLDDSRGDMACRANLKGFAFEYMTAGRVVVLGDPGPWICSGMTGGVVYCHRDEAMGLDRESLRRRLAKGAGVEIRDIEEEDVANIGELLLAYHRELLHSHQEEEADAVERIMGGARSSFVKIVPEKNIVTPKSTE
- a CDS encoding ferredoxin, with amino-acid sequence MARNVYVEKDVCISCGLCVEMVPEVFRFDDDNLAEVHEPAGAPEEKIQEAIDACPVACIHWG
- a CDS encoding acetate/propionate family kinase; translated protein: MRILILNCRGYSIYFRLFDWSTRTVLARGDVDRIELGDSCITMEVPGHDPYHLESDCPTFGAGVALIISALTHPLEGPLQRVEQITAVGHRVAHGGEQFSASIPIDGEVISAVRSFEELAPLHIPANLAGIEGALEVLPDIPHVAVFDSAFHQTMPLHAYLYPLPWEWYEKHGVRRYGFHGASHCYAARRGAALLERKPAQCNLVTIHIGNGLSLCAVEGGRSIDTSMGLTPLEGTMMGTRCGSIDPGIPPFIMQEEQLTARDMERILNQRSGATGITGMKLERPAVLERAINGDERCLMAIDMQAYSIKKHIGGYIAALGRVDALVFSTASGEGEWIVREKALAGMEIFGIRLDRERNRAARSVDREERISADGSPVAVYVIPTEEEMVYAEEVAAVMNGTGLMTCP
- a CDS encoding ATP-binding protein, whose translation is MNETFFYPRFIQERMHEALADSPVVLVHGPRQCGKSTLARKIGDLEGYSYLTFDDDVLRAAASADPMGFVGDLSGKVILDEVQRVPELFTSLKVTIDRNRTPGRFILTGSANVLLLPTLADSLAGRMEILRLHPLAQTELAGVRGYFLDNLFSSNFTPGSHQRLGIELAERIVAGGYPAALARLTPRRRSAWYRDYIETLVQRDVRHLARISALDALPRLLTLAASQTARLLNISDLASPFQVSRPTIRDYLTLLGNVFLVDELPPWHTNRLSRLIKTPKLHLGDSGVACSLLGVTVDTLMADRQLMGQLLETFVYQELRRQAGWREVPTRFYHFRDKDGVEVDIVLETEGHQLSGIEVKAAATVTAADFRGLRKLRDATGERFCAGVVLYDGEMTVSFGDRLFAVPIRTLWEER